The genomic window CACTTCTGGGATGAGGACGCGGGCTTGTTTTATTCCACGGGCGGCCCCGCCGAGAAGTTGCTGACCCGGCAGGCGCAGGCCTTCGACTCGGCGGTGATGAGCGACAACGCCGCCGCCGCGCTGCTGGGGATGTGGATGTCGCGCTACTTCGCGGGGGAAACTGAGGGCGAACGGCTGGCCCGGCGAACCGTGCAGACCTTTGGCGATCAGATGCTCAGCGCGGCGGGGGGCTTCGGGGGCTTGTGGCAAGTCGCGGCCTTTTTGGATTCGCCGCACACCGAAGTGGCCCTACTCGGCACACCGGAGCAGCGCCGCCCGCTGGAAGTTGAATTGGCCCGCCACTTTTTGCCGTTCAGCGTGCTCGCTCCGGCGGCCATCGGCGGCGGCTTAGAGGTGCTGGAACACCGCAGCGGCGCGGGGGTGGCGTATGTCTGCGTTAACCGCGCCTGCGATTTGCCGACCTCGCAAGTGGACGTGCTGGCCCAGCAACTGGGTAAGATCAGCGGGTAGCGGGCAGGTGCGCCGCGCTCCTGCCTCAAGGAAGCTGAAAGCGCTCCTCAGCCGCTGAACACGCCGGAGGTTCAAACTGCTTGCATCTCAAGTTCAGCAGGAGGGTTTTAATGAGCGATCCACATGACGCCGCCAATCCGCGTAACGACCTCAGCACCCGGGGCGATCCCAAAGACGATCACGAGTCTCACTACACCACCGCGCCCTTAGATGACCGCGTGGGAACACAGGACAAAGGCGTCGGCGGCTTGCAAAATCAAGACGACCACGAGTCTGGTCAGGGGGCGCAGACGTTCAAGGGTGTCAACGCTCTAGTGACCCGCGACCCCGACGCCTTTGAACACTCGCCGCAAGAGGCGGCCTATGCGGGCGCGGACGCGCCAGTGAGTACGCTCGGCGGTATGCCGCCCGCCGCTGCGATTCCCGGCGATCTCAGCGCTGGCCTCTCGGTGATGCCGGGCGGCGGCATCGGCGGGGTCATGCAGTCCGACCCCTTTCTGGCCCGCGACATCGACCCCAATCCGGCTTACACCCCGCCCAGCGAGGAAGTCACGCCCCATCCCAACGAGGGAGCCGCCGGCGTGCCAGCCGGCGCACCCGGCGAGGGCTACCTCGAAGCCAACCTCAACGACACCGTAAGCAACGATAAAGACCGGCGCTGAGCTTAAAAAAGGACAAATCATGACCGATCCCAATGACATGAACGGCAGTGATTTTCCGCAAATGGACAACCCGGCGGGCGTGCCGAATTACAGCGGTAGCGAGTTGCCCACCAACGAAGAGATGGGCGGCCTCAGCAGCGGCGTGGGTGGCATGAGTAGAGCGCCCAGAGTGGATGATTCCATCATCGACGAGATCGGCGGCACGGGTGGAGCGGGTCTGAGCCGCAACCCGGACGACGCGGCGGGTTCTCCGGTGCATCAGGTGTCGGGTAAGAAAACGGACGAAGTGCCGTAGAGCTTTCGTAGAAGATAAGCAAGCAAAACCGCCGCCCAGACCGAGTGTTCTCGTCAAGGGCGGCGGTTTTGCTTACAGACTTACAACGGCAAAACGTACACCACGCCGTCTTCCACTTCAGTTTTGTAAATCTGCACCGGCTTGAGGGCGGGCAAGGTTTTGGCTTTGCCAGTCGCCAATTCGAATTTCCCGCCGTGCTTCTCGCAGGTGATCCGGCCATTGTCGACGTCGCCGCCGAGCAGCGGGTAATTTTGGTGGCTGCAATTGTTGCGCAGCGCGTAGTACTGGTTCTCGAAGTTGATGACCACCACGGAGTGGCTGCCCAGCGTCACTTCGGTCTGGCTGCCTTCGGGTAGGGCGTCCACCGCGCCGACTTCGATGCGGCTGGTTTGCGTTTGTGTCTCACTCATGAAGGGAGTTTAGCGGGCGGCGTGTCCCTGCGCCCTGGCAAGCGCCACTAAGTCGCTGATGGCAGCAGGCCAGCTCGGAAAATCGAAAGTGAATCCAGCGTTCAGGAGTCTCTCCGGCACAGTCCAGCGGCTCTTGAGCAGCAACTCAGCTTCAGAATTCATCACCCGTGCGCCGAGTTTGATCAGCGCCGCCGTGGACGGGATGCCCAGCGGCACGCCCCAAGCTTGGCGGTAGGCGGCCAAGAACTCACGGTTGGTCAGCGGCTGCGGCGCAGTGATGTTGAACGGCCCGGCTAACTCAGCCGCCGCAGGCGAGTCGCGCTCAATCAGAAACTCGACTGCCCGACAGAAATCCAGTTCGTGAATCCACGAAACGTACTGACCGCCGCCAGCCATCGCGCCCGCGCCGCCCAGCCGCACCACCAAGTCGGTCGTCTGCATCACGCCGCCCTCGCCCACGCCGTACACCATCGCCGTTCGAAGGGCCACCCGCCGAGTAGTTGGCAAGTCTTCTTCTTGCAGTGCCGCTTCCCAGCGCTTTCCCACGTCCACGCTGAAGCCCTCGCCAATCTCGCCGCTCGCCTCGGTCTGCGGTGTGTCGCGGGCGTCCCGGTAAAGGGTGCCGGTGCTGGAATTGAGCCATACTGGCGGCGGAGCGTCGGCCCGCTTGACCGCCCGGCCCAGTGCCCGCGTGCTGTCCATTCGGGAAGCATAAATATCGAGCATGTTCTGGGCAGTGTAGCGGCAATTCACCGTGCGCCCGGCCAGATTGACCAGGGCCGCCGCGCCGCTGATTTCGGCAGTCCATTCGCCCTGCCGCACGCCGTCCCAGCGCACCCAGCGGGCCGGTAAGTTGGCCGACGGCTTGGAGCGCGACAAAATGACCACCTCCCACCCCTGCGCCGCGAAGAAGCGGGTCAGCGCCCGGCCCAGAAAGCCTGACCCACCGGCGATGACCAGCCTCGGCGCTGAAGGATCTGACCGAATTCTGTCGGGCTGGCTCATACGCCGCACCCCGTCTCCAGCACTTTCCGGAGGCCCTGCGCGGGCGTCCACGTCCAAGCCGAGAGGGTAAAGCCCTCATAGTAAGACTCGGAAGTGATGATCTCCATTGTGCCGTCGCCGTTGAGGTCGGCCACGCCTTCCAGGCTGTAACGGAGATTCAGGCGCGGCGCGTCAATATCGCTGGACGCCTTCAGCACGGCGTCCTCGCGCAGCACGGTGGTTTTCACCTTGCCACTTACCACGCTTCTGAGCAGCAGCAACGAGTAATCCCCCGCCGCCGCGTTGGGGGAAGGCACGGGGCGAGCCGCGTTGGAACCTTTGAAAAAGCTGGCTCCGAGAATGACTTCGTCCTTGCCGTCCCCGTCCAGATCGGCGCGGATCACCTGTTGCAGCTTGAGTTGCGGAGTGTTCAGTCCGCGCTTTTGCAACTCGGCTTTGATGACGCTCAGATACGCGCTGCCGCTCGTGGGCAGCACCGTGACGGAGCGCGGGCGTGCTTCGAGGTCGGCGCGGGTGGCGATCAGAGTCTGCTTGGCAATCCTTTTGGGCGCGAGGTTCACGGTAAAAAAGTCAGAGCACGGCCCGTCATACGAAACGGGGGAGCCGCCCACCGCGTCCACGCTCGGCCCTGCCAGCCCCTGCACCCGGTAACCCGTGTCGGCCTTGACTTTGGGCACGGCCTGCAGCGGGGAGAGCCAGCGCTGAGTGTCCCAGACGCCCAGCAGCGAAGCCGCGTCATCACCCGCAAAGGTCACCAGCACCGGGGCGGTGCCTTTGGCGGCCGCGTGGGCCACCGGCAGCAAGCTGAGCGCGGCCAGCCACACCACGCAGCGGACGGTCACAGCTCGGCGTCCAGCGTCACCCGCTGGCCTCTCCGCGCCGAGGCGAAGAGAGCGTCCAGCACGCGGGCCTGCTTCACGGCGTCTTCGGGCGGATAGAGCAGGGCTTCCTCGCCCCGCGCGGCCCGCTGAAAATGACTCACCATCAAGGTGTAGCCGTTGCTGGGCGCAAAGGTTTCTTCCCGCGTTTGTTCTCCCACCGTCACGCGCAGAATCAGCGGTTGGCGGTTGCTGGATTCAAACGGCTGCTCCATCTCCAAGCTGCCTGCCGTGCCGTAGAGCGCCAAACGCGGCGTGCCCTGCCAATCAAAAGCGCAATTGATACTTGCCAGCGCCCCACCTCCATTCAAATCTGGGTAGTCCATGACGCCCGAAATGCCCAGATCCACGCCCTGATCCGTCCAGCGGGCCTGCGCCGCCACGCTGCCCGGCTCGCCCAGCAGCAGGCGCATAAAATTGACCGGATAGCAGCCCACGTCGTAGAGCGCTCCGCCGCCCATATCGGGCAGCCAGCGGAAGTCGCTGGGGTTGGTCATAAAAAAGCCGTAACTGCCCTGAAGCGATCTGAGTTCACCGAGTTCGCCGCTCCTGACGATCTCGCGGATGCGCGTTACGTGCGGCTGAAAGCGGTAAGCGAAGGCTTCCAGCGAGACGCGCCCTGTTTCCAGGGCAACTTGCGCGAGCTGCTGGGCTTCTTTGGCGTTCAGGCTCAGCGGCTTTTCAGTCAGGACGTGCTTGCCTGCCCGCATGGCGGCGGCGCTCCAGGGCCAGTGCAGATCGTTGGGCAGCGGATTATAAACCGCGTCCAGCTCGGCTTCCACCACCTCCTGATACGTCCCGATGCGGGGAATGTTCCACTCGGCAGCAAAGTCGCGGGCGTGCTCGGAAGCAGGGTCGCGCACGCCGACGATTTCCACCGTGCCGCCGCTTTCACGAATAGCCGGAATCAGGGCGCGGGCGATGCGGGCCGCTCCGAACAGGCCCCAGCGTAGGCCGGGGGCTTGGGTGAAGTGGGTCATGTCTGAGTGTAAGCATTCTGCCCGGCTTGCCGCCCGCTGGTAAAGGCTTGGAGAAGGCGCTCACGTCTGCGGCACTGAACTTGGGTTTCCTGCGCTAAACTCAGCCCAAATGCAACCTGATTTCGTGATCGTGGGCGCGGGTTCCGGCGGCTGTGTGCTGGCACGGCGACTCCTAGACGCTGGCGCAAGCGTGCTGCTCTTAGAAGCGGGCGGCCACGACAACCACCCCTTTATCCGCGCTCCCGCCGCCTTCCCGCGCTTATTCAAGACCCGGTTTGATTGGAACTTTCACACCGCTCCGCAAACTCATCTGCAAAACCGCCGCTTGTACTGGCCACGCGGCAAAGTGCTGGGCGGCAGCAGCGCCATCAACGCCACTATTTATATTCGCGGCTCGCAGCAAGATTTTGACGGCTGGAGCGGCCCCGCTGGACACCACACGCCCGGCTGGGGCGATGGCTGGCGCTGGGCCGACGTGCTGCCGTTCTACAAATCGCTGGAGAAGTTTCGGGGCGAGGAAAGCGAGACGCGCAGTCAGGGCGGCGTCCTCCACGTGGGCGAGCGGGCCGCCTCACACGCTCTCTCGCACGCGTTCGTCCGCTCGGCGGCGCGGGTGCTGGACATTCCGGTGAGCCAGAGTTTCAACGACGGCCAGCACCTCGGCGCGGGCCTCTACGAGTCCAACCACCTGAGGGGCGTGCGGCAGTCGGCGTATCAAGCCTTCCTCGCTTCTCAGCGGGCCAATCCTCGCCTGACCGTACTGACCGGGGCGAGGATGCTCTCGCTGCTGTGGGAGGGGAGGCGGGTCGTCGGCGTCCGGTTCGGGTATGAGAGCCAAGTCAAAGACGTGCGCGGCGGCGGCGTCATCTTGGCGGCGGGTACGGTGCAAACCCCGCAACTGCTGATGCTGTCGGGCATCGGGCCGGGAGCTGAATTAAAGAAGCACGGCATTGAAGTGAGGGTCGAGTCGCCGGGAGTGGGCCAGAACTTACAAGACCACCTCGCCGTGCCGGTCATCTTCAGGTCAAACGCGCCGAGCTTGGACGCTGCCAAAGACTTGCCTGCGCTGGCCGAGTGGGCGCTGAAGCGCAGCGGCCCGCTGAGCAGCAACGTGGCTGAGGCAGGCGCGTTCGCCCACGCCCGCGCCGGGTTGCCGCGCAGCAGCCCACCCGACTTGCAGTACCACTTCGGCCCGGCTTACTTCCGCGAGCACGGCTTTCAGAAAGTGGAGGGCAATCACTTCTCGGTTGGCCCGGTGCTGGTGGACGTTCACAGCCGGGGCCACGTCACCCTGCACAGCGCCGATCCTGCCGCTGCGCCGATCATTGATCCCTGTTACCTCAGCGACGAACGCGATGCTCAGAGCTTGCTGGCGGGCGTGCGGCTGGCCCGCCAGATCGCTGCCGAGTCGCCGCTGGCCGATTTCAATGTGGGCGAAAGTCTGCCCGGCGCACAGGCCCAGACCGACGCCGAGCTGCTCGCTCACATTCAGCGCGAAGCCGAAACCCTCTATCACCCGGTCGGCACGGCGGCGATGGGCGACGGCGAGGACGCGGTGGTTGACCGCTGCTTGGCCGTACGCGGTGTACAGGGGCTGTGGGTGGCCGACGCCAGCGTCATGCCGCGCATCACCCACGCCAACACCAACGCCACCGCCATGATGATTGGAGCGCGGGCGGCGGCGTTTTTGGTGGAGAGCTAAGTGCTATTGGGTCAAATTTACTGTGCCAACGTCCGCTTGAGCAGAGTCACGGGCACCTGCACTTCTTTTTTGTTGCGCCAGACGGTCAGGGTCACGATCTGGCCGGGGCGCTTGGTGGCCACCCGCCGCACCACGTCGTAAGAATTTTTGATTCGCACGCCGTCCACCGCCACGACCACGTCGCCCAGCGGCGCGAGCAGTTGGCCTTCGTTGTTCTTGAGGCTGCCGCGCAGACCCGACCTCGCGCCCGCCGAACCCGCCGGAACTTCGTTGACCAGTGCGCCGTTGCTGCTGCTCAGGCCCGCCAGTTGCCGCAGGGCCGGGTCGAGGTCGCCGAGGTTTTGTAAACTCACGCCCAGAGTGCCGCGCTGCGACACGCCCACCGTCTCTAAGTCGGTCAGCGACTGCTTGACGATATTGGCCGGAATCACCACGCCGATGATGCCCGGCACCAACTGACTGGGCGCGGCGTTGGCGTCGGCCACGCCCACCACTGCGCCGCGCGAATCCAGCACAGGGCCGCCGGAATTGCCGCCCTGAATCATGGCGGTGGTCAGCATGTATTCCCCGACCTCGCCGCCGAGCTGATCGTCACGCGGCACATCCGAGCTGGACTTCGAATACGCTCCGGTTGAAATGAAGTTTTGGTACTTGAGCGGCGAGCCGATGGCGATGAACTTTTGCCCCAAAACGAGGCGGCTGCTGTCTCCGAAGCTCAGGAGTTTGGGCGCACTGACCCCCGATACCCGCAGCACGGCGATGTCGATTCCCGGATCGCTGCCCACCACTTTGGCTGGAACGCTGCGCCCATCGCTCAAGGTCACGCTCAAGCTTTCCTGATCTTTGATGACGTGGTAATTGGTGACGATCAAGTTGGCTTTATAAAAAAACCCGCTGCCGGTTTCGTTGGGGTTGTCGCCCTGCTGGAGGGCGTCGGCGCGAATCCGCACATTGACCTGCACGGTGGCCGGCAGGGCGCTGCGCGTCACTTCTACGGTGTTGATCTCGTCGGACGTCACCAGCGGGCGCTGCGCCGTGACGCTGCCGGTGACATAAGCGCAGGCCAGCGCCGCGCCCAGCAAGACGCCGATGCCCAGCCCCCGCTGCCAGTTCACTGGCCCGAGCCGCCCGAACTGCTTGAAGCCGTTGCCGCGCTTTTGGCTGAGCTGGCCGCGCTGCTCTTGTCGGCGGCTTTGGGCGCTTCGGTTTTGGGCGAGCTTGCCGCTGCGCTCTCAGACGAACTGGCCGAGTCTGCGCTCTTGCTGCCCTCGGTGTTGCTGCTCTCCGCTTTGCCGCTGTCCGGGGCGCTGCTCGCCGTGCTGGTTTTGCCTGATGAGCGCGAATCGTTGGCATAAAAGCCACTGCCCTTGAAGGCAATCGCTGGGGCCGACACCAGCCGCTTGACCGGCTCGCCGGTTTCGGGGTGCAGCGTGAGCGCGTCGTCTTTCATGCTCTGTTTGACTTCAAAGGTCTGGTTGGTGATCAGATTGCGGTAAACATACGTTGGCATAACTTTTTCGCGCCTCCAGCGCCACATCTTAGCAATACTCAGCCTAGCGCAGTCGTGAGCCTAGCAGAGCGCGGCAAAGCAAAAGGAGCAAGTGGCCTGCTCAGCCGTCGACCGTTTGAGATGAGCCACTGAACCGAGGTGAGTAAGTTACTCATAACACTCCTCATCGGGGTGCTAAACTGATCCTGCTACCAAGTGGTTTGGCAGTTCTTTATCTCTTTACGTCTTTAGGGAAGCGCAAGATCCCGCTCAGCATGGCCACGAACACGGGCAGCGGCGGGGGAACGAGGCGGGAGTCATCGAAAAGGCCCGAGATCAAAATGATCGAGGCCCGATTCTGCGGATGCTCTCAGGGTTGATCGCCGAACCCTCCCGGCCCTGCTCACGCGGGGTAAACGTCCACTGAAAAGCCCGCCGAGAAGCGGAGACAAGGTGGCGTATGGCAGATCAAATCAATGCCCGCTGACACGGTGACTTGATCACGGTGTTCAGGACGGGCCGGAGTCTTTATGTGCGGAATCGTCGGGTACATTGGAGCAAGGCAAGCGCAAGACGTGTTGGTTTCGGGCCTCGCCAAATTGGAATACCGGGGTTACGACTCGGCGGGCGTGGCCATTCAGCAAAGCGAGCAAAACGGCGGCGGAATGCAGGTCATGAAGAAGGCGGGCAAGCTGGCGAACCTCGCGGGCGAATTGAAGACGGCTCCGCTTTCGGGCACGCTCGGCATAGGCCACACCCGCTGGGCCACCCACGGCCTGCCCAACGACACCAACGCCCACCCGCACGCCACCGAAGACGGTCAGATCGTGATTATCCACAACGGCATCATCGAGAATTACCTGAGTCTCAAAGCCGCTTTGATGCAGCGCGGCCACGTCTTCAAGTCCGAAACCGACAGCGAGGTGCTGGCCCACCTGATCGAAGAGAAGTACGGACAGGTCGGCGGCAATCTCTACGAAGCGGTGAGGCAAGCGCTGGGCGAGGTGCGCGGCGCTTACGGCATCGTGGTGACGCACGCCAATCACCGCGAGATCGTGGCGGCCCGCACCGTCAGCCCGCTGGTGATGGGCGTCGGTGAAGGCGAGATGTTTCTGGCCTCGGACGTGCCCGCTTTGCTGGCCTACACCCGCCAAATGGTCTTCCTCCACGACGGCGACATGGTGGTGCTGAGCGATGACGGCTTCCGCGTAACCGATCTGGCTGGAAACGAGGTTCAGCGCCAGATCGAGCACATCGACTGGGACGCCGAGGCCGCCGAGAAGGGCGGGTACGACACCTACATGCTCAAAGAAATCTACGAGCAGCCCACCGCTCTGACCAACACCCTGATTGGCCGCCTCCACGACGACAGCGGCGAGGTCAATCTGGACATCAACCTCGATCCCAGCAGCTTCAAGCGCATCTCCATTATTGCCTGCGGTACCGCTTACTACGCTGGCCTCGTTGGCGAATACCTGATCGAGCAGCTCGCCCGCATTCCGGTGGAAGTGGACGTGGCCTCGGAGTACCGTTACCGCAACCCCATCGTGAGCGAGGACACTTTGGCCATCGTGATTTCGCAGTCGGGTGAGACGATCGATACGCTCGAAGCGCTGCGTGAAGCCAAAAAATACGGCGCGAAAACGCTGGGCGTCATCAATGCCAAGGGCAGCAGCATGACCCGCGAACTCGACGACACCCTCTACATTCACGCCGGGCCGGAAATCGGCGTGGCCAGTACCAAAGCTTACACGGCGATGGTCAGCGCCATGCTGCTGCTGGCTCTCTGGCTGGCCCGCGCCCGTGGCACCTTGGACGATGCCAAGGCCAAAGAACTGCTCCACGCTGCCCGCGAGTTGCCCAGATTGGTCGAAGAAGCCCTCTCGCCCGAGCGGGTGGAGAACATCAAACGGGTGGCCGAAAAATATGCCCACTCGCGTGATTACCTGTTCCTCGGGCGCGGCGTCAACGCGCCCACCGCCCTTGAAGGTGCCCTGAAGCTCAAGGAAATCAGTTATATCCACGCCGAGGGCTACGCGGCGGGCGAGATGAAGCACGGCCCGATTGCCCTGATCGACAGTGACTTGCCGGTGGTGGTGGTGGCCACCGAAAGCCGCCTGCTCGAAAAGACCATCAGCAACGTGCAGGAAGTTCGCGCCCGTGCGGGCAAAGTCATCGCCCTGCTCAGCGACGGCGACATCGAAAATGCCCAGCACGCCGACGACGTGATCTATGTGCCGCGCAGCCACGAGATGGTCAGCCCGGTGGTCAACGTAGTGGCGCTGCAATTGCTGAGCTATTTCACCGCCACGGCGCTGGGCAAGGACGTGGACAAACCGCGCAATCTGGCAAAAAGTGTCACGGTGGAGTGATTAAAGGGCGTGTGAAGTCAGGGGGGCTCTTTTTTTGAAGTGCCGCCAAGGTCTCGGCGCTATGGTAAAGGCGTCTAGCTCGGTGCCCCTTTCCTTCTTCCCACGCCAGCGACTCAGGAGCAATATGACGCAAAACCAGACCACACAAAATCAGCCCAGCAAGCTTGAGCAACTCAAAGCCATGACCGTCATCGTTGCCGACACCGGCGATATCGAGGCCATCAAAAAGTACCAGCCGCAAGATTGTACCACCAACCCCTCGCTGATTCTCAAAGCCTCGCAGCTTGAGGGTTATCAAGGGCTGATGCAGGAAGCTAAGGGCTGGGTCAAGTCCGGCGAAAGTGCCGATGATGTCATCGACAAACTGACCGTGAGCATCGGCACCGAGCTGACCAAGATCGTGCCCGGCTACGTCTCCACCGAAGTGGACGCCCGATTGTCGTTCGACAAGGACGCCGCTCTGGCCCGCGCCCGCCATCTGATCAGGCTCTACGAGGACAACGGCGTAGGCCGCGAGCGCATCCTGATCAAGCTGGCTTCGACTTGGGAAGGCATTCAGGCTGCCGAGATCCTCAAGAAAGAAGATATCCGCTGCAACATGACGCTGATCTTCGGCTTAGAGCAGGCCATCGCCTGCGCCCAAGCCGGAGCTTACCTGATCTCGCCGTTCGTGGGGCGCATCACCGACTGGTACAAGAAGTCGACTGGAACCAAGGATTACCCGATTGATCAGGATCCCGGCATCCAGTCGGTCAAGGCCATCTACAAGCATTTCAAAGAGCACGGTTACGAGACCATCATCATGGGCGCGTCGTTCAGAAGTGCTGCTCAAGTCGAAGCGCTGGCCGGCTGTGACCGCCTGACCGTCAGCCCACAGCTCCTCGGCGAACTGGCCGAAGACCACTGCAAGCTCGAGCGCCAGCTCACGCCCAGCGGCGGTAAAAGCAGCGACACCCCCGTCACCGAAGCCGATTACCGATGGAGCCTCGCCGAAGACGCGATGGCGGGCGAGAAGCTCAACGAGGGCATCCGGATGTTCCATCTCGACACCCAGAAACTTAAAGACCTGCTGACCGGCGGCCAAGCTGAGTCGGCAGGCAAGCAGCCGGTGGCCAAGACCGGAGCGTAAGTTCCCACTTGCTCAGCCAGCCGCGTACTTGACCGATGAGTACGCGGCTGGCCCCTTGACAGGTTGCCCGCCCGCCTGTTAGAATGACTGGCTGCTAGTCATGATGGGCTGGTTTAGGGGAGCTGTTTTGAGTGAGGCACTCCACAATTAAGGGTTTAGTTTACTGGAGAGAAGGCACGCGCCTTGTCTCCCCGCGCCGTGTTTAGGGCCGCCTGAAGGCCCACACAGCGCCGATGTGATCCCTTTTCCTTTCCGCTTCTCCTTGCCCTGCTGTTACCCAGAGGGCCACCCGTGAGGTTGGCATGAAGCCACGCATCGAGCGATTCGGCGAGATTCAAGAAGTCATTAAACTGCCCACCCTGACCGAAATTCAGGTCAATTCATTCAGTACCTTTTTGCAAGAAGGCCGTCCAATCAATGACCGCTTGAATGCGGGCTTGCAGGGCGCGTTCCGCGAAGTGTTTCCGATTGACGAAACCGAGAAAGGGCGCTCCACTGGCCTTGTTTTAGATTACTTAGAGTACCGCCTCGGCGATCCGGTGTATACCCCCGAAGAGTGCCGTGAAAAAGATTTGACGTACCAAGCGCCTCTTTACGCCAAGCTGCAACTCATCCACAAAGACAGCGGCTTGATCAAAGAAGATCAGGTGTTCCTCGGTGACCTCCCACTGATGACCGGCGACGGTTCGTTCGTCATCAACGGTGCAGACCGCGTGGTCATTTCGCAGATTCACCGCAGCCCCGGCGTGTATTTCACCACCAATTACAAGGGCCTCAAGAAGTACTACACGGCGGCCATCATCCCGATGCCCAAGCGCGGTCCCTGGATCGAGCTGGAATACGCGGGCGGCATCTTAGAGATGAAGGTCAACAAGCGTAAATTCCCGGTGGCGATGTTGCTGCGCGTTCTCGGCTACGACGATGCCAGCCTCAAAGCGCTGTTCAGCGAGTTTGAGCCGGATATCGAACTTCCCGAAGACAAAACGGCAGGCATGGGCGCAGACGAAGCCCTGCTCCGCCTGTTCACGGTGCTGCGCCCCGGCGACCCACCCAAGCGCGATAAGGCCACCCAGTACCTCTACGGCCTTTTGGCCGATCCCAAGCGCTACGACCTCGGCGCTCCGGGCCGCTTCAAGATGAACACCAAGCTGGGCATCAAGCGCGACGACAGCACCCTGCTCAACTTCGTGGACGGCAAGTTCACCGACGCGGGCCTGATCGACACCATCCGCTACCTGATGGCGCTGACCAACGGCCAAACCGAGTCCACCGTGGGCGCGGACGCTGACGGCGTGGCGATCACCGTGCCGGTTCGCCCCGACGACATCGACCACCTCGGCAACCGCCGCGTGCGTACCGTGGGTGAACTGCTAGCCGATCAGCTCCGCGTGGGTCTTGGCCGGATGGCGCGTGGTGTGCGTGAGCGCATGCTGCTCGGCAACCCCGACGCCGCTACCCCCACCAAGCTGGTCAACAACCGCCCCATCGTGGCGGCCATGCGCGAGTTCTTCGGACGCTCGCAGCTCAGCCAGTTCAAAGATCAAACCAACCCGCTCTCCGACTTGCGCCACAAGCGCCGCATCTCGGCGCTGGGGCCGGGCGGACTGACCCGCGAACGTGCCGGATTCGATGTGCGCGACGTTCACCGTACCCACTACGGGCGCATCTGCCCGATTGAAACGCCGGAAGGCGCGAACATCGGTTTGATCAGCTCGCTGGCCAGCTACGCCAAGGTCAATCCGCTGGGCTTTATCGAAGCGCCTTACCGCCGCGTGGAAAATGGCCGTGTTACCGACGACGTGCAGTACATGACCGCCGACATTGAAGACCGCTACGCCGTAGCGCAGGCCAACACCCGCCTGAATGCCGACGGCACCTTTGCTGAAGAGCGCGTCCTTTGCCGCAAAAGCGGCGATCCCAGCTTCTACGAGCACGCCGACGTGCAGTACATGGACGTGTCGCCCAAGCAGATCGTTTCGATCAACACCTCGCTGATCCCCTTCCTTGAGCACGATGACGCCAACCGCGCCCTGATGGGTTCGAACATGCAGTCGCAGGCCGTGCCGTTGATCCGCGCCCAGAGCCCCGCTGTGGGCACCGGCGT from Deinococcus detaillensis includes these protein-coding regions:
- the rpoB gene encoding DNA-directed RNA polymerase subunit beta encodes the protein MKPRIERFGEIQEVIKLPTLTEIQVNSFSTFLQEGRPINDRLNAGLQGAFREVFPIDETEKGRSTGLVLDYLEYRLGDPVYTPEECREKDLTYQAPLYAKLQLIHKDSGLIKEDQVFLGDLPLMTGDGSFVINGADRVVISQIHRSPGVYFTTNYKGLKKYYTAAIIPMPKRGPWIELEYAGGILEMKVNKRKFPVAMLLRVLGYDDASLKALFSEFEPDIELPEDKTAGMGADEALLRLFTVLRPGDPPKRDKATQYLYGLLADPKRYDLGAPGRFKMNTKLGIKRDDSTLLNFVDGKFTDAGLIDTIRYLMALTNGQTESTVGADADGVAITVPVRPDDIDHLGNRRVRTVGELLADQLRVGLGRMARGVRERMLLGNPDAATPTKLVNNRPIVAAMREFFGRSQLSQFKDQTNPLSDLRHKRRISALGPGGLTRERAGFDVRDVHRTHYGRICPIETPEGANIGLISSLASYAKVNPLGFIEAPYRRVENGRVTDDVQYMTADIEDRYAVAQANTRLNADGTFAEERVLCRKSGDPSFYEHADVQYMDVSPKQIVSINTSLIPFLEHDDANRALMGSNMQSQAVPLIRAQSPAVGTGVEERVITDSGTSVVSDVTGTVTYVDARNIQVTLSEDAPNIDYVKGNVRTFELVRFTRSNQGTNLDQHPTVSFGDEVTAGQVIADGPASDMGRLALGQNITIAIMPFDGFNFEDAICISEGLTRKDFYTSVHIEKDEVEARDTKLGPEKITRDIPGLSEAALRDLDEDGIVRVGADVKPGDILVGKTSFKGESEPTPEERLLRSIFGEKAREVKDTSLRVQSGQGGVVVKTVRFRRADEGVDLKPGVREVVRVYVAQKRQMQVGDKVANRHGNKGVVSKILAPEDMPYLEDGTPVDLVFNPLGVPSRMNLGQILETHLGEVARLTGQKFVTPVFDSATEIAIKEMLEVAAAERLQARKDEGFDLDKREQEVLDRAGKLGVIDQPAGEYEKAQRQLSRTGKSILYDGRSGEPISGPVVVGTMYVMKLYHMVEDKLHARSTGPYSLITQQPLGGKAQFGGQRFGEMEVWALEAYGAAHTLQEMLTIKSDDIDGRDAAYQSIVKGEEVSGSTIPESFKVLVKELHSLGLDVEVLDRHDKNVDIFEGMLPKR
- the glmS gene encoding glutamine--fructose-6-phosphate transaminase (isomerizing), which encodes MCGIVGYIGARQAQDVLVSGLAKLEYRGYDSAGVAIQQSEQNGGGMQVMKKAGKLANLAGELKTAPLSGTLGIGHTRWATHGLPNDTNAHPHATEDGQIVIIHNGIIENYLSLKAALMQRGHVFKSETDSEVLAHLIEEKYGQVGGNLYEAVRQALGEVRGAYGIVVTHANHREIVAARTVSPLVMGVGEGEMFLASDVPALLAYTRQMVFLHDGDMVVLSDDGFRVTDLAGNEVQRQIEHIDWDAEAAEKGGYDTYMLKEIYEQPTALTNTLIGRLHDDSGEVNLDINLDPSSFKRISIIACGTAYYAGLVGEYLIEQLARIPVEVDVASEYRYRNPIVSEDTLAIVISQSGETIDTLEALREAKKYGAKTLGVINAKGSSMTRELDDTLYIHAGPEIGVASTKAYTAMVSAMLLLALWLARARGTLDDAKAKELLHAARELPRLVEEALSPERVENIKRVAEKYAHSRDYLFLGRGVNAPTALEGALKLKEISYIHAEGYAAGEMKHGPIALIDSDLPVVVVATESRLLEKTISNVQEVRARAGKVIALLSDGDIENAQHADDVIYVPRSHEMVSPVVNVVALQLLSYFTATALGKDVDKPRNLAKSVTVE
- the tal gene encoding transaldolase; translated protein: MTQNQTTQNQPSKLEQLKAMTVIVADTGDIEAIKKYQPQDCTTNPSLILKASQLEGYQGLMQEAKGWVKSGESADDVIDKLTVSIGTELTKIVPGYVSTEVDARLSFDKDAALARARHLIRLYEDNGVGRERILIKLASTWEGIQAAEILKKEDIRCNMTLIFGLEQAIACAQAGAYLISPFVGRITDWYKKSTGTKDYPIDQDPGIQSVKAIYKHFKEHGYETIIMGASFRSAAQVEALAGCDRLTVSPQLLGELAEDHCKLERQLTPSGGKSSDTPVTEADYRWSLAEDAMAGEKLNEGIRMFHLDTQKLKDLLTGGQAESAGKQPVAKTGA